From the Firmicutes bacterium CAG:345 genome, the window GAGATAAATATGATTCAAGATGAAGATAAAAAACGCGTTCAAGAATTAACTGAACTATTAAATAAATATAATTATGAATATTATATTTTAAATCAATCGAGCGTCAGCGATGCAGAATTTGATTCTTTGATGCAAGAATTAATTGCTCTAGAAACAAAAAGACCTGATTTAAAAAGCAAATTATCCCCTACACAAAGAGTAGGTGGGCAAGTATCTAGCGAATTCAGAAAAATAGAACACAAGAGAATGATGCTATCTTTGGCCAATGCTTTTAACGAAGAAGACTTGCGAGATTTCGATAGAAAAATTCGCCAAGCTACTGGTCTAGATAAAGTACCATATATGGCCGAAGTAAAAATCGATGGACTAGCGATGACTTTAGTCTATGATAATGGAGAACTTCAATATGCCGCCACAAGAGGAGACGGAAATATCGGAGAAGATGTCACACAAAATGTTATCACCATTCATTCTGTTCCTACCCATATTAAAGACAAAAGAAATATCGAAGTGCGCGGCGAAGTTTACATGCCTAAAAAATCACTTGAAGAAATAAATGAAAAAAGAAAACTTAATGGTGAACCACTGCTATCTAACGCCCGTAACGCTGCTGCTGGAAGTATAAGACAACTCAATTCAAAAGTAGCCGCATCTAGAAAATTAAATGCCTATTGGTATTATTTCGTCAACGCTGAAGAATGCGGCTTAAAATATCATTCAGATTCTCTCGATTATTTAAAAACTTTAGGATTCCGCGTAAACGAAGAAAGAAGAAAAGTATTAGGAATAGAAAAAGTTCTAGAATATGTAAAAGAATATACTGAAAAACGTCCTTCGCTTGATTACGATATCGATGGACTTGTAATTAAAGTGGATGAATTAGCTCTTTATGATATTATCGGTTATACGATGAAAACTCCTAAATGGGCTATCGCTTATAAATTTCCTCCAGAAGAAGTTGTAACGCGCATAAACGACATTTTCTTAACTGTTGGAAGAACTGGCAGAGTTGTTCCAAATGCTGTTCTAGAACCGGTTCGCGTTGCTGGCAGCATTATCGCTAGAGCAACATTAAATAATGAAGATTTTGTCAAGAAACTCGATTTAAGAATTGGAGACTATGTATATCTGCATAAAGCAGGAGATGTCATCCCCGAAGTATCCGGTGTCGATTTGAAAAGAAGACCAGCAAATACCAAGCCTTATCTTTTCCAAGATGATTGTCCTTATTGTCATCAGAAACTCGTTCGGAAAGATGCTATTCACTATTGTTTGAATAATCTTTGTCCTTCACGAAATATCAATAAACTAATTTTCTTTGTTTCTGACAAAGGCATGGATATCGACGGAATCGGTGAAAGCCTAGTTGAAGATTTATTCAATTTAAATCTTTTAAGAAAATTTTCTGATTTTTATGATTTAGAAAATCACGAACAAGAAATACTATCTATGGATGGAATGGCTGAAAAATCTTTCATAGCTTTAAAAAATGGAATTGAAAAATCTAAGCTAAACGATGGATATATGTTGCTTTCAGCTTTAGGCATTTTAAATGTTGGTCAAAAAACTAGTAAAACATTGATGAACAAATTTAAAAGTATCGACAATATTGTTAAAGCTTCATTTGAAGAACTTGTGGATACGAGCGATGTTGGAGAAATTACTGCTCAAAACATAATCGATTATTTTAAAAATGAAGATAATTTAAAGGAATATAACATTTTAAAAGAACATGGTATAAACATACTATGTTACAATAAAGGAGAAGCCGAAGATAATTTCTTCAAAGGAAAAAAATTTGTTCTTACTGGAACATTATCAACTTCTGGACGCGATGCTATGACAAAACGTTTAGAAGAACTTGGCGCCATTTCCGCTTCTAGTGTCAGTAAAGCTACAGATCTTGTAATAGCTGGAGAAAATGCTGGAAGCAAATTAACAAAAGCACAAAATCTCGGTATTCGAATTATTCTAGAAGATGAACTTTTAGAGCTTTTAAAAGAAGCAGAAAATAAAGAATAGAAAGAAGGATAAAATGGAAAAAATTACTAAAGTACTTCTTGCTGAATGTGGAAAAAATATTAAATTTCAATTAGGCGAAGAACAATTAGAAATTTTAACTGATGAATTTGATACTATTTTAGCTCAAATGAAATTTTTACATGAAATTCCTGGTCTCGATAGTGTTGAACCTATGACTTTTCCTTATAAAAATCACCAGTTAACTTTAGATGAAGATATTCCAGCCACTCCAGTTGAAGCTGATATCGAATTATCTAACACAAAAAATCGTCTTGGAAATCAAGTCAAAATTCCAAAGGTATTAGGTTAATGTCTATGAAATACATGAATAAATCAATAAAAGAATTACACGAATTGTTAGTTGCTAAAAAAGTTACAGCCAAACAGTTAACAGAAGAAGCTATTGAATTAGCTAAATCAAACACCAATAATCTTTTAGAAGCAACAAACTATGAACAAGCTTTAAAAGAAGCCGAAGCTATTACAGAAGTAAAAGAAGAAGAATTCTTCAAAGGAATTCCTTATATCGCTAAAGATAATATTTCAACAAAAGGACTTGAAACAACAGCTTCAAGTAAAATACTTGAAGGCTATGTTCCTATTTTCGATGCTGAAGTTATAACACGATTAAAAAATGCCGGTGCAATTCTTATTGCCAAATCTACACTTGATGAATTAGCCATGGGAGGAACTGGCACATCTGGTCATAAAGGTGTAACAACTAACCCTTATAATCCTGAACACTTAATCGGTGGTTCTTCTTGTGGATCAGCAGCTGCTGTTGCAGCAGGTATCGTTCCATTTGCTCTTGGTTCAGATACTGGTGATTCTGTCAGAAAACCAGCTTCTTTTGCTGGACTTGTTGGAATCAAGCCAAGCTGGGGAAGAATTTCTCGTTTAGGTCTTTTTCCTTTTGCCACAAGTATGGACGCTATCGGATACTTTACAAGAAATGTTTATGATAGTGCAAAAGTACTTGAACTTCTTGCTGGATATGATGAAAAAGACATGTCATCAAGCAAAAAAGAAGTTGAAAATTATAGTCACTTTGAAAAAGACACTTCTTCAAAAATAGGTTATTTTAAAGCTATAATTGATAATTTACCTGATGAAGATGTAAAAAATAGTTTCTTTAAAGTACTTGAAGAATTAAAAAAACAAGGACATGAAATTATCGCATACGATTTTCCACAAGATTTATTAAATGCTATATATCCAACTTATATGGTTTTATCCTGTGCTGAAGCAACATCAAATAACGCAAATCTCGACGGAATTCGTTTTGGACCAAATGTTGAAAATGCTAAAGATTATGAAGACTACATTATGAAAGCTAGAACAGCTGGCTTTTCTGATATGATCAAAAGACGTTTCATTATCGGAAGTTTTTCTCTTTTAGCTGAAAATCAAGATGAATTATTCAGAAATGCTCAAAGAGCAAGAAGATTAATTGTTAATGAACTCAACAAATTTTTCGAAGTTGCTGATCATTTAGTTCTTCCTGCATCTCCAAGTGTTGCTCCACTTATTTCTTCTGTCACAACAACTTGGAGTAAAAAACCAGATTTTGTTGATAACCATATGGCATTAGCTAATTTTTCTGGTTCTCCTTCAATTACTCTTCCTTTGGGATTTAAAAACGATTTACCATTTGGCATAAATATTACCACTCGTCCTTTTGAAGAGAAAAAATTATTTGATATTGCATTAAACATTGAAGAAATTACTAAATTAAAAGACCTCGTTGCTAATAAGGAGGAAAAATAAATGAATTTTCAACCAGTAATAGGTATCGAAATCCACGTTGAATTAAAGACCAAATCAAAAATGTTTTCCCGTGGTCCAGTAACTTTTGGACAAATGCCTAACACAGAGACAGTTGCATATGATTTAGGATATCCTGGAGTTATGCCTGTTGTAAATAAACAAGCTGTAAGATATGGAATAATGTTATCCGAAGCCTTGCATATGAACATAAGCAAAACTTTATATTTCGATAGAAAGAATTATTTTTATTCCGATTTACCAAAAGGCTATCAAATAACTCAACAAGATCATCCTATTGGTTCTGAAGGATATCTTGAAATTACAACTTCTGAAGGAACTAAAAAAATAGCTATAGAACGTGCCCATTTGGAAGAAGATACCGCAAAACAACTTCACCTTGGCGATATGACTCTTGTCGACTATAATAGAGCTGGAACTCCTCTTATTGAAATTGTCACACACCCAGTCATCAGAAATGGTGAAGAAGCCAGTAAATATGTTGAAGGAATTCGTGAAATAGTTACTTATTTAGGTATTTCTGATGGCAAAATGGAAGAAGGAAATCTCAGATGCGATATCAACATTTCTTTAATGCCTTTTGGAAGCAAAGTTTTTGGTACAAAAGTTGAAGTTAAAAACCTTAACTCAATCGCCAATGTTAAAGCTGCCCTTGATTACGAAATTCAAAGACAATCAGAAATTCTTCTCTCAGGAGGAAAAATCGATCAAGAAACTCGCCGCTATGATGAAGGTTTAAAACAAACAATCTTAATGCGTAAAAAAACTAGTGCCATCGATTATAAATACTTCCGTGAACCAAATATTTTACCAATAGATCTTACTGAAGAATTCATTCAAGATGCAATTTCTCATATGGAAAAACTTCCTTCAAGCTATCGTCAAGAACTTTCCAAAATTGGTTTATCTTCCTATGAAATTGAAGAAGTTTTACGAAACAAAGAATTTGTTTTATATTTTGAAAAGACTCTTAAAGAAGGAGCAAAAAATCCAAAAACTTTGTGGAATTTACTCATGGTTGATATTTTAGCTTATTTAAATAAGAATGAAATTACACTAAATGAATTGAAATTTGACAATAAAAAATTAGCTAAATTAATCAATCTTCTCGAAGATAAAAAGATCAATTCAAAACAAGGAAAACAAGTACTTGAAGAAATGCTTAATACTGGATTAGATCCTGAAGAAATAACAGCAAAATTAGGACTAGCACAAATTTCTGATTTATCCGAAATTCAAAAAATTGTCGATGAAGTTATAAAAAATAATCAACAATCCGTATCTGATTATAAAGCAGGTAAGGATCGCGCATTAGGATTTATTGTCGGTCAAGTCATGAAAGCTTCTCATGGTAAAGCTAATCCATCCCTTGCTAAAGAATTAGTTTTAAAAGCTCTTGCATAATAAAAACATCTAAAATGGCAGCCAGTAATAAGCTGTCATTTTTTGTACAAAAAAATGCTAGATAAAAGCAAATCCAGCATCTTATTTCAAAGTTTTAAAAAGTTCCAAAGAAGACTCTTTCACTTTATGAATTGTAATAGTTTCAAACTTCATAATATTGACCAAGCCTTTTTTAGACTTATTTTTCTTCACATCTTTTACTTTCGCCATATAAACATCACCTTCAGAAAGATGAGAAATATATAGAGCTAATTCAGCAGCAAGCTCACGATATTTTAATTTATCTGTTCCGGAAAGTAGAACAACATGTGCACCTGGATGATCAACAACATGAAAGAATAAAGACTGAATAGGAGCAATATCAAAAGTTAAGGATTCATTTTGTAAATCATTCATTCCATAACCAATTTTTCCATGTTCTAAAACAAGATAATGTGGCTCATATTTTTTCTTAGAAGATGCCTTTTTTATGCCCTTTTTCCCAGCATTTTTAATATATCCGGTTTCCATCAACTCCGATTTCAATTCCAATATATCACGAGGTGATCCATTTTCTAAATCTAATAATTTCTTTTGCAAATATTTAATATCATCTTCTGTTTGCAAAATTAATTTTTCTAAAATTGGAATTGCTAATTTAGCCTTATGATATTTTTTAAAATATAAATTTGCATTTTCAACAAAAGTTAAAGAATTATCGATAGGAATACTATACCCATCCTTATTTAGTTTAGTCATAGTTCCATCATCTTCTGTTTGATATAAAAACAATATTTGTCCATAATCTTTATAGATTAAACGCTTTTTGCTTGTTTCAACATCAGATTTCAAATTATTCAATTTTTTTACGGCTGTTTTCAAATAAGTATTTAACAAATCACGAAGCTTTTTTTCTTTGATATTCATCGCTATTTTTTTCTGATCGGAAACATAATAATTATAAATATCATTTACTTTGATAATTTTAGCTTCTGGCAAATCAAAAGAAAACGGCATAATTCCTTTAGGAGTAACATAAAGGTCTTTTGATTTTTCTACTTTATTTACAGCTTCTTTTAGCCCAATTTTATCAGCATAAGACTTAAGATAAAATAAAACAGAGCGAGAAAAATAAGGACGT encodes:
- a CDS encoding dNA ligase (product inferred by homology to UniProt), producing the protein MIQDEDKKRVQELTELLNKYNYEYYILNQSSVSDAEFDSLMQELIALETKRPDLKSKLSPTQRVGGQVSSEFRKIEHKRMMLSLANAFNEEDLRDFDRKIRQATGLDKVPYMAEVKIDGLAMTLVYDNGELQYAATRGDGNIGEDVTQNVITIHSVPTHIKDKRNIEVRGEVYMPKKSLEEINEKRKLNGEPLLSNARNAAAGSIRQLNSKVAASRKLNAYWYYFVNAEECGLKYHSDSLDYLKTLGFRVNEERRKVLGIEKVLEYVKEYTEKRPSLDYDIDGLVIKVDELALYDIIGYTMKTPKWAIAYKFPPEEVVTRINDIFLTVGRTGRVVPNAVLEPVRVAGSIIARATLNNEDFVKKLDLRIGDYVYLHKAGDVIPEVSGVDLKRRPANTKPYLFQDDCPYCHQKLVRKDAIHYCLNNLCPSRNINKLIFFVSDKGMDIDGIGESLVEDLFNLNLLRKFSDFYDLENHEQEILSMDGMAEKSFIALKNGIEKSKLNDGYMLLSALGILNVGQKTSKTLMNKFKSIDNIVKASFEELVDTSDVGEITAQNIIDYFKNEDNLKEYNILKEHGINILCYNKGEAEDNFFKGKKFVLTGTLSTSGRDAMTKRLEELGAISASSVSKATDLVIAGENAGSKLTKAQNLGIRIILEDELLELLKEAENKE
- a CDS encoding aspartyl/glutamyl-tRNA(Asn/Gln) amidotransferase C subunit (product inferred by homology to UniProt), with amino-acid sequence MEKITKVLLAECGKNIKFQLGEEQLEILTDEFDTILAQMKFLHEIPGLDSVEPMTFPYKNHQLTLDEDIPATPVEADIELSNTKNRLGNQVKIPKVLG
- a CDS encoding aspartyl/glutamyl-tRNA(Asn/Gln) amidotransferase subunit A (product inferred by homology to UniProt), encoding MSMKYMNKSIKELHELLVAKKVTAKQLTEEAIELAKSNTNNLLEATNYEQALKEAEAITEVKEEEFFKGIPYIAKDNISTKGLETTASSKILEGYVPIFDAEVITRLKNAGAILIAKSTLDELAMGGTGTSGHKGVTTNPYNPEHLIGGSSCGSAAAVAAGIVPFALGSDTGDSVRKPASFAGLVGIKPSWGRISRLGLFPFATSMDAIGYFTRNVYDSAKVLELLAGYDEKDMSSSKKEVENYSHFEKDTSSKIGYFKAIIDNLPDEDVKNSFFKVLEELKKQGHEIIAYDFPQDLLNAIYPTYMVLSCAEATSNNANLDGIRFGPNVENAKDYEDYIMKARTAGFSDMIKRRFIIGSFSLLAENQDELFRNAQRARRLIVNELNKFFEVADHLVLPASPSVAPLISSVTTTWSKKPDFVDNHMALANFSGSPSITLPLGFKNDLPFGINITTRPFEEKKLFDIALNIEEITKLKDLVANKEEK
- a CDS encoding aspartyl/glutamyl-tRNA(Asn/Gln) amidotransferase subunit B (product inferred by homology to UniProt); amino-acid sequence: MNFQPVIGIEIHVELKTKSKMFSRGPVTFGQMPNTETVAYDLGYPGVMPVVNKQAVRYGIMLSEALHMNISKTLYFDRKNYFYSDLPKGYQITQQDHPIGSEGYLEITTSEGTKKIAIERAHLEEDTAKQLHLGDMTLVDYNRAGTPLIEIVTHPVIRNGEEASKYVEGIREIVTYLGISDGKMEEGNLRCDINISLMPFGSKVFGTKVEVKNLNSIANVKAALDYEIQRQSEILLSGGKIDQETRRYDEGLKQTILMRKKTSAIDYKYFREPNILPIDLTEEFIQDAISHMEKLPSSYRQELSKIGLSSYEIEEVLRNKEFVLYFEKTLKEGAKNPKTLWNLLMVDILAYLNKNEITLNELKFDNKKLAKLINLLEDKKINSKQGKQVLEEMLNTGLDPEEITAKLGLAQISDLSEIQKIVDEVIKNNQQSVSDYKAGKDRALGFIVGQVMKASHGKANPSLAKELVLKALA
- a CDS encoding fibronectin-binding A domain protein (product inferred by homology to UniProt) — encoded protein: MALDNTVLNIIVEEIKNELIGGFFDHSFSLSYSHFAFPYHSGKNTENKGRGTLIISMDPSEPFITYSFDKFTKVEDNSAFGNILKRIAGTKITDIYKTKNERVITIETEVIKPELDITVTHYKIVIELVPQLPNCYIINAETNKIIALYKEHGDILSPRYMSRGMNFIPLQEREDHSNNYSNIDELRPYFSRSVLFYLKSYADKIGLKEAVNKVEKSKDLYVTPKGIMPFSFDLPEAKIIKVNDIYNYYVSDQKKIAMNIKEKKLRDLLNTYLKTAVKKLNNLKSDVETSKKRLIYKDYGQILFLYQTEDDGTMTKLNKDGYSIPIDNSLTFVENANLYFKKYHKAKLAIPILEKLILQTEDDIKYLQKKLLDLENGSPRDILELKSELMETGYIKNAGKKGIKKASSKKKYEPHYLVLEHGKIGYGMNDLQNESLTFDIAPIQSLFFHVVDHPGAHVVLLSGTDKLKYRELAAELALYISHLSEGDVYMAKVKDVKKNKSKKGLVNIMKFETITIHKVKESSLELFKTLK